From a single Parambassis ranga chromosome 2, fParRan2.1, whole genome shotgun sequence genomic region:
- the LOC114432428 gene encoding tetraspanin-7-like: protein MSSALPYDSLSARPSPSRQAFDWEREQLAVRRQSSPRGLDLLTPPPLPRRPSAIPGYLLSQYQDQEEQLHLKQQHQRLSLSVCSEASLAPPAPPPVGAAPPCCRLVGVMHLLRLGLLAFSCLFWAAGLALFILGIWAQISLADFMLLSANRYPNAPLILLSTGAAVTTWGFLGCLGVAANLPCVLKAYGFFQLAALIAGLAAGLSGLFYREDIAGGFRSGLQRAVAGYTEDEGRADALDSLQRALECCGAESWRDWLTSDWANQHMTFLPVENGTSVSLPDSCCVRRKGCKNRPLLTDDTDGVAAAGIHPHGCFRKVFSLVNDNVFHIAATVLGLAFTQIGGIALACLLANRLAPRQHRRVVAH from the coding sequence ATGAGCTCTGCACTGCCGTATGATTCTTTGTCAGCTCGGCCGAGTCCAAGCAGGCAGGCATTTGACTGGGAGCGAGAGCAACTAGCTGTGCGGCGTCAGTCCTCTCCACGAGGTCTGGACCtgctcactcctcctcctcttcctcgtcgaCCCTCCGCCATCCCCGGCTACCTGCTGTCTCAGTACCAGGatcaggaggagcagctgcacctaaagcagcagcatcagcgtCTCTCCTTGTCTGTGTGCTCAGAGGCCTCGCTGGCGCCCCCTGCACCTCCACCTGTGGGTGCTGCACCACCCTGTTGTCGCCTGGTGGGTGTCATGCATCTCCTTCGTCTGGGCCTCCTGGCCTTCAGCTGCCTGTTCTGGGCAGCCGGGTTGGCCCTCTTCATTTTGGGCATCTGGGCTCAAATTTCCCTCGCAGACTTCATGCTGCTGTCGGCCAACCGCTACCCCAACGCCCCGCTCATCCTGCTCTCCACAGGGGCGGCTGTCACCACGTGGGGCTTCCTGGGTTGCCTGGGTGTGGCGGCGAACCTGCCCTGTGTGCTGAAAGCTTACGGGTTCTTCCAACTTGCTGCACTTATAGCCGGTTTGGCAGCTGGACTCTCTGGCCTATTCTACCGTGAAGACATTGCCGGAGGGTTTCGTAGCGGCTTACAACGAGCAGTGGCTGGCTACACTGAAGATGAAGGCCGTGCCGACGCTCTAGACAGCCTGCAGAGGGCACTGGAGTGCTGCGGGGCCGAGAGTTGGCGCGACTGGCTCACGTCGGACTGGGCTAACCAGCACATGACCTTCCTCCCCGTCGAGAACGGCACCTCGGTGTCCCTGCCAGACAGCTGCTGCGTGAGGCGCAAAGGGTGCAAGAACCGTCCTCTTCTGACGGATGATACTGACGGAGTAGCTGCTGCAGGGATCCACCCACACGGCTGCTTCCGGAAAGTCTTCAGCTTGGTCAACGACAACGTCTTCCACATCGCCGCCACTGTGTTGGGGTTGGCTTTCACGCAGATCGGAGGCATCGCCCTGGCTTGTCTTCTGGCCAACAGACTTGCACCCCGGCAGCATCGACGTGTGGTGGCACATTAG